One genomic region from Neospora caninum Liverpool complete genome, chromosome V encodes:
- a CDS encoding putative notch (DSL) domain-containing protein yields the protein MALNSVFLVPVLLLAFLCCLIQGRVVVGAPAAHDALLKPAARFSDPATLTAAARAAQTAADTDTEDAVGLLGTPPSSPSSAVASSPTATENGSDESRQPSSAASGTESSQAAKEENPAESTSAAPEPSQPSGVLERDVSQWHASRKGEDLVYPSNRHGGFPEAPFYPPHDHLREHYPTCPAECLEDWVGDGWCDSECNVAECGYDGPDCQGWCGGECRPGWPGDGQCDLECYKEECDWDGGDCKDWYDRNLPSVQTLQQKLDEVTGNSEDPDQSVSKLLKQELGLAACECVKGKLGNGVCNPECNTYECQFDGFDCRQMCSLECPHVWLGDGKCDKECDIPECYHDKGDCDTCSGSCRTWMIGNGICDPDCNNKDCGYDNGDCNGITWVTAVDYDAKPYVYQFCAREFIGDGNCDENCYNAESEWDGGDCRGTALAKRLAADGVGPQFPAKKDKNQAGETGDEKGADDIKKNTAKQNGEGADDRAGQGPEDKPAERTEEKKSEDQQQTRRLLKKPSSV from the exons ATGGCGTTGAACagtgtctttctcgttcccGTGTtgctcctcgctttcctctgctgctTGATTCAGGGGCGCGTTGTCGTCG GAGCGCCTGCAGCACATGATGCGCTGCTGAAGCCAGCGGCACGTTTCTCAGATCCTGCCACCCTCACTGCTGCTGCCCGTGCTGCCCAGACAGCGGCGGACACAGACACG GAAGATGCTGTAGGCCTCCTGGGCAcccccccttcttcgccttccagcgctgtcgcttcttctccgacAGCCACAGAGAACGGTTCAGACGAATCTCGCCAGCCGTCATCTGCCGCATCCGGAACGGAATCTTCACAAGCCGCCAAGGAAGAGAACCCGGCAGAGTCAACCTCGGCCGCTCCGGAGCCCTCCCAACCGTCCGGCGTTCTGGAACGCGACGTCAGTCAGTGGCATGCGTCCCGTAAAGGAGAAGACCTAGTCTACCCGAGCAACAGACACGGAGGCTTCCCGGAAGCGCCCTTTTACCCGCCTCACGATCACCTGCGAGAACACTATCCGACATGCCCTGCGGAATGCCTGGAAGACTGGGTTGGCGACGGCTGGTGTGACAGCGAGTGCAACGTCGCAGAATGCGGGTACGACGGCCCCGATTGCCAGGGCTGGTGCGGGGGCGAGTGTCGGCCGGGCTGGCCGGGCGACGGGCAGTGCGACCTGGAGTGCTACAAAGAAGAATGCGACTGGGACGGCGGTGACTGCAAAGACTGGTATGACCGCAACTTGccgagtgtacagacactccAGCAGAAGCTCGACGAAGTGACGGGGAACTCTGAGGACCCCGACCAGTCTGTGTCCAAGCTGCTTAAACAGGAACTTGGCTTGGCGGCGTGCGAATGCGTGAAAGGCAAGCTCGGGAACGGTGTGTGCAACCCAGAGTGCAACACGTACGAGTGCCAGTTCGATGGGTTCGATTGTAGACAAATGTGTTCGCTCGAGTGCCCGCACGTGTGGCTCGGCGACGGGAAGTGCGACAAAGAATGCGACATTCCCGAGTGCTACCACGACAAGGGCGACTGTGATACTTGCTCTGGAAGCTGCCGCACGTGGATGATCGGAAATGGCATTTGCGACCCCGACTGCAACAACAAAGACTGCGGATACGACAATGGCGACTGCAACGGCATCACGTGGGTGACGGCGGTCGACTACGACGCCAAGCCGTACGTCTACCAGTTCTGCGCGCGAGAGTTCATTGGAGATGGAAACTGCGACGAAAACTGCTACAACGCCGAAAGTGAATGGGACGGTGGGGACTGCCGGGGAACCGCATTGGCGAAACGCCTCGCGGCAGACGGCGTTGGACCCCAGTTTCCcgcaaaaaaagacaagaatcaggcaggcgagacaggcgacgagaagggggCCGACGATATCAAGAAAAATACGGCGAAAcagaacggagaaggcgcggacgACAGAGCGGGGCAGGGCCCCGAAGACAAACCTGCGGAACgaacggaggagaagaagtcCGAAGACCAGCAACAAACGAGAAGACTGCTCAAGAAGCCTTCCTCCGTTTAA